GTGGAGACGGTGGTCGTACACCGGGACATGGGACGGGAATGACGGGACGTACTCCGCGGCTGAGCAGGTTGCGCCGGGCGATGCCCGAGTCGCGGGCCGGCCGGCCCGCCGAGGCCCGCGGCGCCAGGCCGCGCCGCCGCGGCGCCCAGCCCAAGGTCGTCGCCCTCGGCGGCGGCATGGGGCTGTCCGCCTCGCTCGCCGCGCTGCGCCGGATCACCGGCGACCTGACCGCCGTGGTCACCGTGGCCGACGACGGCGGCTCCAGCGGGCGCCTGCGCGACGAGCTGGGTGTGCTGCCGCCCGGTGACCTGCGCAAGGCGCTGGCCGCGCTGTGCGGCGACGACGACTGGGGCCAGACCTGGGCCCGCGTCATCCAGCACCGCTTCCACTCCCAGGGCGACCTGCACGACCACGCGGTCGGCAACCTGCTGATCGTCGCCCTGTGGGAGCAGCTCGGTGACCACGTCCAGGCCCTCGACCTGGTCGGCAAGCTGCTCGGCGCGCACGGGCGCGTGCTGCCCATGTCGGCCGTACCGCTGGAGCTCCAGGCCCTGGTCAAGGGGCACAACCCGGACCTGCCCGAGGCCGTCGACACGGTCCGTGGTCAGGCCAACGTCGCCCTCACCCCCGGCGAGGTGCAGTCGGTGCACGTCGTGCCGCACGACCCGCCCGCCGTCCCGGAGGCCGTCGCCGCCGTCCGGGACGCGGACTGGGTGGTGCTCGGCCCGGGCTCCTGGTTCTCCTCGGTCATCCCGCACCTGCTCGTGCCCGAACTCCTGGACGCCCTCACCGAGACGAAGGCGCGCCGGGTACTCTCCCTGAACCTCGCCCCGCAGCCGGGAGAAACCGAAGGCTTCTCACCGCAGCGTCATTTGGAGGTTTTGGGACGACACGCCCCTAAACTCGCCCTGGACGTGGTGCTGGCCGACGAGGCCGCCGTGCCGGACCGGGATGTGCTCACCGAGGCCGCCAAACGGCTCGGTGCCGCGGTCGAGCTGGCCCCGGTGGCCCGGACGGACGGGACGCCCCGGCACGACCCGGAGCTGCTGGCCGCCGCGTACGACCGTATTTTTCGGATGCATGGAAGGATCGGCCCATGGCGATGACGGCAGCGGTGAAGGATGAGATTTCCCGGCTCCCCGTCACCCGGACCTGCTGCAGGAAGGCGGAGGTCTCCGCCATTCTGCGGTTCGCCGGCGGCCTCCACCTGGTGAGCGGGCGCATCGTGATCGAGGCGGAGCTGGACACCGCGATGGCGGCCAGACGGCTCAAGCGGGACATCCTGGAGATCTTCGGCCACAGCTCCGAGCTGATCGTGATGGCGCCGGGCGGGCTGCGTCGCGGTTCGCGCTACGTCGTGCGCGTGGTCGCGGGCGGTGACCAGCTGGCCCGCCAGACCGGCCTGGTCGACGGGCGCGGCCGACCGATCCGCGGCCTGCCCCCGCAGGTGGTGTCTGGGGCCACCTGTGACGCCGAGGCCGCCTGGCGCGGCGCCTTCCTGGCGCACGGTTCGCTCACCGAGCCCGGCCGCTCGTCCTCCCTGGAGGTGACCTGCCCGGGTCCCGAGGCCGCGCTCGCCCTGGTCGGCGCGGCCCGCCGGCTGTCGATCGCCGCCAAGGCCCGCGAGGTGCGCGGCGTGGACCGCGTGGTCGTCCGGGACGGCGACGCGATCGGCGCCCTGCTGACCCGGCTCGGCGCGCACGAGTCCGTGCTGGCCTGGGAGGAGCGCCGGATGCGCCGCGAGGTGCGCGCCACGGCGAACCGTCTCGCCAACTTCGACGACGCCAACCTCCGCCGCTCGGCGCGCGCGGCCGTCGCCGCCGGCGCTCGCGTCCAGCGCGCGCTGGAGATCCTCGGCGAGGAGGTCCCCGAGCACCTCGCTGCCGCCGGACGCCTGCGTATGGAGCACAAGCAGGCCTCGCTGGAGGAGTTGGGCGCGCTCGCCGACCCGCCGCTCACCAAGGACGCCGTCGCCGGCCGTATCCGCCGGCTGCTGGCCATGGCCGACAAGCGGGCCCAGGACCTCGGCATTCCGGGCACCGAGGCCAACCTCTCCGAGGAGTTGGCGGACAACCTCGTGGGATGATGTGAGGGGTCGTCAACAGACCGGCGCTGATGTCCGCTTGGGCATCGGCGCCGGTCTTTTGTCAGTCTTTGCGGCACTCTTGACTGGGCCGTGAAGTGGCATGAGCCTGGCAGTCATTCGTCACTGTGGCGAAACACTGCTAGGGGGGTTCATGAGACCCAGAGCGAGATCGATCCTCGCTGCCGGCGCGCTCCTGATAGGCGGAGCGAGTATCGCACCCATCGCCCAGGCGCAACCGGGAAGTTCACAAGAAACCGACCCGAACGAAGTGAAGGTCTTCCGCGCCGAGGTCACCAAGAAGCAGGTACCCCTGCTGCTGGCGGCCGGTCAGGACGGCCACGAACTCAGTGAGCAGGCGCCCGAGAAGGGCACGGCCACCGTCGAGGTCTACCTCACCGACGACCAGGCCAAGAAGCTCGAGAAGCAGGGCGTCGAGCTCACCGAGCACGACCTCTCCGCCAAGGCCGAGGCTCGCACCGAGAAGGCCGCCGAGGGCGTGTACCGCCCGTACAGCGGCAGCGGGGGACTCAAGGAGGAGATCGTCCGGACCGGGCAGGAGAACCCCGGCCTCACCAAGGTCGTCTCCATCGGCAAGACGATCAACGGCCAGGACATCCTGGCGCTCAAACTCACCAAGAACGCCAAGAAGACCAAGGACGGCACCAAGCCCTCCGTCCTCTACGTGTCCAACCAGCACGCGCGCGAGTGGATCACACCGGAGATGACCCGGCGCCTGATGCACTACTACCTGGACAACTACAAGACCGACAAGCGCGTGAAGAAGATCGTCGACTCGACCGAGCTGTGGTTCGTCCTCTCGGCCAACCCCGACGGCTACGACTACACCTTCCAGGACTCCGGCAACCGCCTGTGGCGCAAGAACCTGCGCGACATCAACGGCGACGGTGCCATCAGCACCGGCGACGGCGTCGACCTCAACCGCAACTTCACCTACAAGTGGGGCTACGACGACGAGGGTTCGTCCCCCAACCCCACCAGCGAGACCTACCGCGGCGCGTCCCCGGCCTCCGAGCCCGAGACCAAGGCGCTGGACGCCTTCGAGCGCCGTATCGGCTTCGACTACGGCATCAACTACCACTCCGCGGCCGAACTCATCCTCTACGGTGTCGGCTGGCAGGTCGCCACCGACACCCCGGACGACGTCCTCTACGAGTCCCTCGCCGGCACGCCGGACAACCCCGCGGTCCCCGGCTACCACCCGCAGGTCTCCTCGGAGCTGTACACGACGAACGGCGAAGCCGACGGGCACGCCTCGAACGTCAACGGCATAGCGATGTTCACGCCCGAGATGTCGACCTGCCAGACCGCGTCGAACCTCGACCCGAACGACCAGTGGAACGCGCGGGACTGCCAGTCGGTCTTCAACTTCCCGGACGACGAGAAGCTGATCCAGCAGGAGTTCGCCAAGAACGTCCCGTTCGCGCTCTCCGTCGCCGAGAGCGCCGCGCACCCCGACCGGCCGTCCTCCTCGGTCGGCCTGAGCGCCGCCGACTTCACCCCGGCGGCGTTCACCACGTCGTACTCCCGCGGCGCGGACCAGGAGGTCTCCGTCGTCGTACGCAAGTCCGTGCGCGACAAGGAGCTCAAGTACCGCGTCAACGGCGGCCGTACGGAGGACATGGCGCTCCGGCCCTGGAAGGGCGGCGAGACGTACGGCGGTGAGGACAACCTCTACTTCGACGAGTACCGGGCCAAGGTCGCGGACGGCGACCCGGGCGACAAGGTCGAGGTGTGGTTCACCGGCGAGACGAGGAGCGGGAAGCCCGTTTCCAGCGAGCACTTCACCTACACCTTGGCCGAACGGCCGCGCGCGGGCGTCCTCGTGGTCGCCGAGGAAGGCGCCACCGCCACGCACGCGCAGAAGTACGTCGACGCGCTCAAGGCCAACGGCCACCGGGCGATCGTCTGGGACGTCGCCACTCAGGGCGCGCCCGACGCGCTCGGCGTGCTGGGCCACTTCGACACCGTCGTCCACTACACAGGCACGAACGTCCCGGGCAACGCCACCCAACTCCAGTTGCGCGCCTACCTCAACGAGGGCGGCAAGCTGATGGAGGCGGGCGAGCAGGCCGGCGGCGCCGTCGACCTCGGCGGCGGCACCCTGTCGGACGACTTCAGCCAGTACTACCTGGGCGCCTACTCCCGTACGTCGCTCCCCGGGGCCACCGGCTTCACCGGCTCCGGCAAGTTCGGCGGGTTCATCGGAGCGCTCGGTGACGCGACCGGCAACCCGCTCGACAAGGCCGGGAGCTACAGCGTCACCTCGGACGAACTCCCTGCCGACGACTACCCGCAGTTCGCGAGCGCGGGCGCCGGTCAGTTCGCCGGGATCGTCAACCCGTACGGGCCGTACGCCGGTTCCTCCATGGCGGCCGCCGTCCACACCGACGACGCCTACAAGCGGCTGACCAGGACCGTCGACCTCACCGGGGTGAGCGCGGCGCAGAAGCCGACCTTGCGCACCCAGCTGCTGTGGGACGTCGAGCCCGGCTACGACAACGTCCTGATCGAGGCCCACACCACAGGGGCCGAGGACTGGACGACACTCCCCGAGGCGGGCGGTGCCACCAGCACCACCGTGCCCGCGGACTGCGAGGCCGGGTTCTACGCGGGCGAGCACCCCTGGCTGAACCACTACCTCACCGTGGCGACGAGCGGGTGCACCGCGAGCGGCAGCAGCGGCCAGTGGAACGCCCTCACGGGCGCCTCCGCGGGCTGGAAGCAGGTCGAGTTCGACCTGAGCGCATACGCCGGGAAGTCGGTCGAGATCTCGATCGCCTACGTCACCGACCCGAGCACCGGAGGCCATGGCGTCCTCGCCGACGAGGCCTCGCTCGTCGTCGGCGGTACGGCGACCCAGACCGAGGGCTTCGAGACGTCGCTCGGCGCCTGGAGCGTGACCGGACCGCCCGCGGGCAGCCCGGCCGTGCTCAAGGACTGGGCGCGCACCGGGGCGCTGTTCCAGACCTATGGAGCGGTCACCACCGACGACACGGTGCTGCTGGGCTTCGGCCTGGAACATGTCACCGCGGCGGCCGACCGTACGGCGCTCATCGGAAAGGCCCTCTCCTCACTTGAGGACTGACACGCCGAGGTCAACAGCGCGCAACGCGCCGTGATCAAATCGAGTGATCCGGGCTTCCGGGCCGGGCGGTCCGTACCCCTACTGGCGGGTACGGACCGCCGTGCCGTGTATGAGGCATCTGAATGTCACCACGGCGGCTTCAGAGAGGTAGGGTCGTAGGCGGTCGGGGACATCCCAAATAGAGCTCGCCGGCACCGCATGGCCGGCGTACCAACGAGGAGATCGGTTCGTGACGATCCGCGTAGGCATCAACGGCTTCGGTCGTATCGGTCGCAACTACTTCCGCGCGCTGCTGGAGCAGGGTGCTGACATCGAGATCGTGGCTGTCAACGACCTGGGTGACACTGCGACCACCGCTCACCTGCTGAAGTACGACACGATTCTGGGCCGCCTCAAGCAGGAGGTCACCCACACCGCCGACACGATCACCGTCGACGGCCACACCATCAAGGTCCTGTCCGAGCGCAACCCCGCCGACATCCCGTGGGGCGAGCTGGGCGTCGACATCGTCATCGAGTCGACCGGCATCTTCACCAAGAAGGCCGACGCCGAGAAGCACATCGCCGGCGGCGCCAAGAAGGTCCTCATCTCGGCTCCGGCCAAGGACGAGGACATCACCATCGTGATGGGTGTCAACGAGAGCAAGTACGACCCGGCGAACCACCACGTCATCTCGAACGCCTCCTGCACCACCAACTGTGTGGCGCCGATGGCCAAGGTTCTCGACGAGAACTTCGGCATCGTCAAGGGTCTGATGACCACGGTCCACGCCTACACGAACGACCAGCGCATCCTGGACTTCCCGCACTCCGACCTGCGCCGCGCCCGCGCCGCCGCGGAGAACATCATCCCGACCACGACCGGTGCCGCCAAGGCCACCGCCCTGGTCCTCCCGCAGCTCAAGGGCAAGCTCGACGGCATCGCGATGCGCGTCCCGGTCCCGACCGGCTCGGCCACCGACCTGGTCGTGGAGCTGGAGCGCGAGGTCACCAAGGACGAGGTCAACGCCGCGTTCAAGAAGGCCTCCGAGGGCGAGCTGCAGGGCTACCTGTCCTACACGGAGGACCCGATCGTCTCCTCCGACATCGTCAGCGACCCGGCCTCCTGCACCTTCGACTCCTCCCTGACCATGGTCCAGGAGGGCAAGTCGGTGAAGATCCTCGGCTGGTACGACAACGAGTGGGGTTACTCCAACCGCCTCGTCGACCTCACGGTCTTCGTCGGCAACCAGCTCTGATATCCAGAGCAGGCACATTGATGTGAAAGCAGGGCTCGGGCGGCGCAGGGACGCGCCGTCCGAGCCCTGACTCACGTGCAGATCAGACCTGTTGGATCACGAGCGTTTCCGAGCGATCACGAGCCCTTCTCAGGAGCCCCCTTCATGAAGACGATCGACGAACTTCTCTCCGAAGGCGTCGCCGGCAAGCGGGTCTTCGTCCGCGCCGACCTGAACGTGCCGCTGGACGGCACCACGATCACCGACGACGGCCGTATCCGCGCCGTCCTGCCCACCGTCAAGGCGCTGGCGGAGGCGGGTGCCCGCGTGGTCGTCGCCTCCCACCTGGGCCGCCCCAAGGGCGCCCCGGACCCGGCCTTCTCCCTCGCGCCCGCCGCCGCGCGCCTGGGTGAACTCCTCGGCGCCGACGTGGCGTTCGCGACCGACACGGTCGGCGAGTCCGCCCAGGCCACCGTGGCGGGCCTCGCCGACGGCCAGGTCGCGGTCGTCGAGAACCTCCGCTTCAACGCCGGTGAGACGAGCAAGGACGACGCCGAGCGTGGCGCGTTCGCCGACCAGCTCGCCGCCCTCGTCGACGTCTACGTCGGTGACGGCTTCGGCGCGGTGCACCGGGGGCACGCGTCCGTGTTCGACCTCCCGGCCCGCCTGCCGCACTACGCCGGCCACCTCATCGCCACCGAGGTCGCCGTCCTGAAGAAGCTCACTGATGACGTCAAGCGGCCCTACGTCGTCGCGCTCGGCGGCGCCAAGGTCTCCGACAAGCTCGCCGTCATCGACCAGCTGCTCGCCAAGGCCGACCGGCTGCTCATCGGCGGCGGCATGGCGTACACCTTCCTCAAGGCCAAGGGCTACGAGGTCGGCATCTCCCTGCTCCAGGCGGACCAGATCCCGGCCGTCACCGAGTACATGGAGCGCGCCGAGAAGAACGGCGTCGAGATCGTCCTGCCGGTCGACGTCCTGGTCTCCACCGAGTTCCCGGACCTGAAGACCAAGGCCCCGGCCAACCCCACGACCGTCGCCGCGGACGCCATCCCCGCCGACCAGGAGGGCCTGGACATCGGTCCGGAGACCCGCAAGCTGTACGCCTCGAAGCTCGCCGACGCCGCCACCGTCTTCTGGAACGGCCCCATGGGCGTCTTCGAGCACCCCGACTACGCCGAGGGCACCAAGGCGGTCGCCCAGGCCCTCGTCGAGTCCAAGGGCTTCACCGTCGTCGGCGGCGGCGACTCCGCCGCGGCCGTGCGCACCCTGGGCTTCGACGAGAACGCATTCGGCCACATCTCGACCGGTGGCGGCGCCTCCCTCGAATACCTCGAGGGCAAGACGCTCCCCGGCCTCGCCGCACTGGAGGACTGACCTACATGAGCACGCGCACGCCGCTGATGGCGGGCAACTGGAAGATGAACCTCAACCACCTCGAGGCCATCGCCCACGTCCAGAAGCTCGCCTTCGCCCTGGCCGACAAGGACTACGAGGCCGTCGAGGTCGCCGTCCTGCCGCCCTTCACCGACCTGCGCTCCGTGCAGACCCTGGTCGACGGCGACAAGCTGAAGATCAAGTACGGCGCCCAGGACATCTCGGCCCAGGACTCCGGCGCCTACACCGGCGAGATCTCCGGCTCGATGCTGGCCAAGCTGAAGTGCACGTACGTGGCGATCGGCCACTCCGAGCGCCGCCAGTACCACGCCGAGACCGACGAGATCGTCAACGCCAAGGTCAAGGCCGCCTACAAGCACGGCCTCACCCCGATCATGTGCGTCGGCGAGGAGCTGGAGGTCCGCGAGGCCGGCAACGCCGTCCCGCACACCCTCGCCCAGGTCGAGGGCGGTCTGAAGGACCTCCCGGCCGAGCAGGCCGAGACCATCGTCATCGCCTACGAGCCCGTCTGGGCCATCGGCACCGGCAAGGTCTGCGGCGCCGAGGACGCCCAGGAGGTCTGCGCCGCCATCCGCGGCAAGCTCGCCGACCTGTACACGCAGGAGCTGGCCGACAAGGTCCGCATCCAGTACGGCGGCTCCGTGAAGTCCGGCAACGTCGCCGAGATCATGGCGCAGGCCGACATCGACGGTGCCCTGGTCGGCGGCGCCTCGCTGGACGCCGACGAGTTCGTCAAGATCGTGCGGTTCCGCGACCAGTGAGTATGCGGTAACGGCGATTCGTCGTACCCTTGCGGGGGTCGGGGCTTGAAAGGTGAGCATGAGGCTCACGAAAAGGGCTTCGACCCCCGTCGTCATCCGAATCCGAGGAAGTTGGTCCAGCCGTGGTTTTGGGGTTCTCGATCGCCCTGATCGTCTTCAGCCTGCTGATGATGCTGCTGGTGCTGATGCACAAGGGCAAGGGCGGCGGCCTCTCCGACATGTTCGGTGGCGGCATGCAGTCGTCCGTCGGCGGCTCCTCGGTCGCCGAGCGCAACCTCGACCGGATCACCATCGTGGTCGGTCTCCTGTGGTTCGCGTGCATTGTCGTGCTCGGCATCCTGATGAAGATGAACAACTGACCGGCACGCACATTCCGTACGTAAGGCCCCATGTTCGGTACGCGCAGCTGAGCGCGGCCTATCATGGGGCTTGCGTCTTGGTGTGGGGGCTATGTAACTCCAATCACTGGACGCGCGTTGGGCCTTACGTAGACTGAGGCGCTCGCAGCGAAGCGAAACGCCGACTCGCTTCGCGGCACCATCACGCAGGGAGTTACGACCGTGGCAAGTGGCAACGCGATCCGAGGAAGCCGGGTCGGGGCGGGGCCGATGGGCGAGGCCGAGCGGGGCGAGTCCGCGCCCCGGCTGCGCATCTCCTTCTGGTGCTCCAACGGGCATGAGACGCAGCCCAGCTTCGCCAGCGACGCGCAGGTTCCCGAAACCTGGGACTGCCCGCGCTGCGGCTTTCCCGCCGGACAGGACCGGGACAACCCGCCGGACCCGCCGCGCACCGAGCCCTACAAGACGCACCTGGCGTATGTACGGGAGCGGCGCAGCGACGCGGACGGCGAGGCGATCCTCGCCGAGGCGCTCGCCAAACTGCGGGGCGAGATCTAGGAGTTGAGGACCGGCCGGGCACCTACGGGGTGCCTGGCCGGACCTGTATGAAGCTCCGGCGGACTCCCGCTCCGAGGCCGATTGTCAGTGGCGCCCTCTACGGTTTGTGTATCGATCTTCCGCATCGATGGACCGAGGGGGAGTTGTGGCGACGGCTGAGACAGCGGGTGCGCTTGCGCCCGCGTGGCGCGGCGGGTTCGGGCGGTTGTGGACCGCTGCCGTGGTCTCGCGGTTCGGAGACGCGCTGCGTACGACCGCGCTGCCCCTGCTCGCCGTGCAGCTCACGGACGATCCCCTGGTCATCGCCTCGGTCACCGCCTGCGGCTATGTCCCCTGGCTGCTCTTCGGGCTGCTCGGCGGGGCCGTCGCGGACCGGGTGGACCAGCGGCGCGCGATGTGGGCGGTCGATCTCGTACGAGGGCTGCTCGTCACCGGGTTCGCGCTCGCCGTCGGACTCGGACACGCGTCGATCCCGTTGCTGCTGGTGCTCGCCTTCTCCCTGACGACACTCCAGACGCTGTTCGACAACGCGGCCACGGCCCTTCTGCCCTCCCTGGTGGACCGCGAGGCCCTGGGCGGTGCCAACGCCCGGCTGATGACAGGCCAGCAACTCGCGGGTGGACTGCTGGCGGGCCCTTTCGTGCCACTGCTGCTGACGGTCGGCGCCGCGATGCCCTTCGTGGCCGACGCGAGTACCTATCTGCTGGCCGCTGTCCTGGTGGCGTCCCTGCGCATACGACCGCCCGAGCGGAAACCACGCCCGGCGGGCAGCACGCTGCGCGCCGAGATCGGCGACGGGTTGCGCACACTCTGGCGCGATCGGGCGCTGCGGGCGGTCTGCGTGGCCACGCTGCTGTGCAACATCGGTATGGGCGCCCTGATCGCCACGCTGGTACTGCATGTGACGCGTTGGCTGCAAGGGGGCCACGCGGCGTACGCGGCGGCGATGACCGCCTACGCGGCCGGCAGCCTGGTCGGCGGCTTCGTGGCCCAGCGGATCGCGCGCAGGACCGGACGGGTGCGGGCACTGCTGCTGGCCGGGACCGTCCAGACGTCGTCGCTGCTGCTCGCGGGCACCGTCCGCCACCTGGCGGCCCTCCTGGTGGCCATGGCGTTGCTCGGCGCCATGGCCATGGTGTGGAACGTCAACCAGGTCACGCTCATGCAGCAGCGCAGCCCCGAGTCCATGGTGGGCCGCATCGCCTCGGCCTTTCGTACGGCCTCGACGTCCGGCGCCCCGATCGGGGCCCTGCTCGGCGGTGCCGTGGCGGGGACGTTCGGGCTGAACGGACCGGCGCTGCTGGCCGCCGTACTCTTCGCCCTCGCCGTCACCTCGTTGATACCGGCGCGCAAGCCGGACGTACCTGTTGTTGCGCCGGACGACGACGCCACGACGGCTCACGCCTCGCGCTGATCAATTAGGTTGGAACCGCTGGGACAGGCACGAAAGAAGGCTGAAGTCGGACATGAACGCAGACGGCCGTACCAGGCTCAACCAGACGCCCGAGTGGACCGCGCTGGCCAAGCACCGCGAGGAGCTCGGCGAGGTGCGGCTGCGGGAGCTGTTCGCCGCCGATCCGGGGCGCGGCACGGGGTACACGCTGCAGGTCGGTGACCTGCACATCGACTACTCCAAGCACCTCGTCACCGACGAGACCCTGCGGCTGCTGCGCGAGCTGGCCGTCGCGATGGACGTGTTCGGGCTGCGCGACGCCATGTTCCGCGGCGAGAAGATCAACACCACCGAGGACCGCGCCGTTCTGCACACCGCGCTGCGCGCGCCGCGTGACGCGGTGATCGAGGTCGACGGGGAGAACGTCGTCCCGGGTGTGCACGCCGTCCTGGACAAGATGGCCGACTTCGCCGAGCGGGTCCGCTCCGGCGTCTGGACCGGCCACACCGGCAAGCGCATCAAGAACGTCGTCAACATCGGCATCGGCGGCTCCGACCTCGGCCCGGCGATGGCGTACGAGGTTCTGCGCAGCTACACCGACCGCGGCCTCATCGTCCGCTTCGTGTCGAACGTCGACGGCGCCGACCTGCACGAGGCGATCCGCGACCTGGACGCGGCCGAGACGCTGTTCATCATCGCGTCCAAGACGTTCACCACGATCGAGACGATCACCAACGCCACCTCGGCCCGCAACTGGCTGCTGGGTGAGCTGCAGGCAGGGCAGGAGGCCGTCGCCAAGCACTTCGTCGCGCTGTCGACGAATGCCGAGAAGGTCGCCGACTTCGGTATCGACACGGCCAACATGTTCGAGTTCTGGGACTGGGTCGGCGGGCGTTACTCGTACGACTCGGCCATCGGGCTCTCGCTCATGGTCGCCATCGGTCCGGACCGCTTCCGCGAGATGCTCGACGGCTTCCGGATCGTCGACGAGCACTTCCGCACCGCGCCCGCCGAGTCCAACGTGCCGCTGCTGCTCGGCCTGTTGGGCATCTGGTACGGCAACTTCCACGACGCCCAGTCGCACGCCGTGCTGCCGTACAGCCACTACCTGTCCAAGTTCACGGCCTATCTGCAGCAGCTGGACATGGAGTCCAACGGCAAGTACGTCGGCCGGGACGGGCGGGAGGTCGACTGGCAGACCGGGCCGGTCGTGTGGGGCACGCCGGGCACCAACGGGCAGCACGCGTACTACCAGCTGATCCACCAGGGCACCAAGCTGATCCCGGCGGACTTCATCGGCTTCGCCGAGCCGGTCGCCGAGATGAGTGACGAACTCAAGGCACAGCACGACCTGTTGATGGCGAACTTCTT
Above is a window of Streptomyces sp. DT2A-34 DNA encoding:
- the pgi gene encoding glucose-6-phosphate isomerase, with product MNADGRTRLNQTPEWTALAKHREELGEVRLRELFAADPGRGTGYTLQVGDLHIDYSKHLVTDETLRLLRELAVAMDVFGLRDAMFRGEKINTTEDRAVLHTALRAPRDAVIEVDGENVVPGVHAVLDKMADFAERVRSGVWTGHTGKRIKNVVNIGIGGSDLGPAMAYEVLRSYTDRGLIVRFVSNVDGADLHEAIRDLDAAETLFIIASKTFTTIETITNATSARNWLLGELQAGQEAVAKHFVALSTNAEKVADFGIDTANMFEFWDWVGGRYSYDSAIGLSLMVAIGPDRFREMLDGFRIVDEHFRTAPAESNVPLLLGLLGIWYGNFHDAQSHAVLPYSHYLSKFTAYLQQLDMESNGKYVGRDGREVDWQTGPVVWGTPGTNGQHAYYQLIHQGTKLIPADFIGFAEPVAEMSDELKAQHDLLMANFFAQTQALAFGKTPDEVRAEGVPEELVTHKTFKGDHPTTTILARELTPSVLGQLIALYEHKVFVQGAVWNIDSFDQWGVELGKVLAKRVEPALTGGADVPGLDASTKALVAKYRELRGRQ